TCGCCTCGGGCGACATCATCACCATCGAGACGCTGACGCAGCACGCCTCCGACGATCCTGCGTTGATGATCGCCGGCGATGCCGCCGCAGAAAGCGTGTTCGGCTGGACGCGGGACAAGAAGAACGTCGACCGCCGCGGCGCAGGGCCCATGGATGCGAGCGTGTTCGGCCGCGGTGCCGGCGAGGGATTTGGCGTGCACATCTGCACCGGGCCCGTCGCGGTGAAGGACGCCCGGCCCGGCGACGTCCTGGAGGTGCGCATCCTCGACATCGTGCCGCGCGCGAGCCGCAATCCGAGCCATGCGGGCCGTGTATTCGGCTCCTCGGTCGCGGCGTGGTGGGGCTATCACTACAACGAGTTTCTCGGCGGTCCCAAGCCGCGCGAAGTCGTCACCATCTATGAGATCTTCGATGACGCCGAGCTGCCGCACGCCCGCGCGCTCTATTCCTACCGCTGGGAGCCGCAGACCGATCCCTTCGGCGTCGTGCACACCACCTACGACTATCCCGGCGTTCCCGTCGCACCCGCCACGATCAAGCGCCGCCATGCCGTGCTCGACGGCGTCAAAATTCCCCTGCGTCCGCACTTCGGCGTGATCGCAGTGGCGCCGCGCGAGGTCGATTTCGTCGATGCCGTCCCGCCATCCTATTTCGGCGGCAATCTGGACAATTGGCGGCTCGGGAAGGGGGCGGCCGTCTATCTTCCGGTCTCCGTTCCCGGCGCGTTGCTGTCGGTCGGGGATCCTCACGCCGCACAGGGCGACGGCGAATTGAGCGGCACCGCGATCGAATGCTCGATGACCGGTACCTTCGAGGTGATCCTGCACAAGAAGGCCGATCTCGCCGGCCGTCCCTTCGCCGATCTCTCTTATCCCCTGATCGAGACCGAGACCGACTGGGTGCTGACCGGATTCAGCCATCCCAACTACCTCGCGGAATTCGGCGCGCAGGGGCAGAGCGAGGTCTACGCCAAGTCCTCGCTCGACCTCGCCATGAAAGACGCTTTTCGCAAGATGCGGCGCTTCCTGATGAACGTCAAAGGCCTCAGCGAAGACGAGGCGATCGCGCTGATGTCGGCGGCCGTCGATTTCGGCGTCACGCAGGTGGTCGACGGCAATTGGGGCGTACATGCCATCATCAGCAAGCGCCTGTTTCAGAACGAACCTTGACAAGGACACCCAGGTGAAATTCCACATGATCAGCGGCGGACCGAAGCCGGTCGCACCCTTCAGCCACGCGGTGGAAACCGACGGCTTCGTCTTCGTCACCGGCCAGATGCCGGATACGCCGCAAGCGCCGGGCGCCTTGCCCGACGGCATCGTCGCGCAGACCCGAGCGGTGATGGAAAATTTGAAGTTGGTCTTGGCCGGCCTCGATCTCGGCCTCGAGCATGTCGTCATGACGCGGATTTATCTGACGCGCTTCAAGGACGATTATGCCGCGATGAACGAGACCTATCGCATGTACTTCGCGCCCGGTCGGCTGCCGGCCCGCACCTGTGTCGGCGTCACCGGGCTGGCCTATGACGCGCTGATAGAGATCGACCTCGTGTGCCGGCGGCCGTGAGAGTCCTTGGAGTGGATTAGACCTGCAACTGCGCGCGGCAGACGGTGGCTGCAATCCACCCACGCACCTACAAGCCCTTGCGTTGCCCGACAGGCAAAACACCCTATCCCTGGGGCAATGCACGCGCGCGAAAATATTCGCCTTTACAGAATTTCTGATTTGTCGCAATGTCTCGCCACCTCACCCCAGTCAGAGGGGCGTATCGCGATCGTCACGAAACGCGGGGTGAGCCGTGGTGGACGCTGGCAGCATCGGCGCGAGAGGCATCGCAGGGCGGGCAACCGTGAGCGACGGCCCGCGCGCACACGACCGGTGCAATCAGCGTACGGCAAAACCGTGTCGTCCTGACGCCCGGGGTCTGTGCGTCAAGTCTTGCGGTGATGTGGCGGCCCGACCGGGTGCGCGCGTCAGCCATCTGCAAGGCGACGGGGGCAATAGTGCATCGCTCCCCGGGGAGAGCTCGGCATAAGCCGTCAAACCACTGCGCAGGGAAGGCCGGTTGTTTGGCTTCACCTGTATGCCGCTGTGCAGCTTGTTCAGCACGCGCTTCGCACAGTGGACCGCGGGTGCCAGCCGGCATCCGGTCTTCCCTGCGCCCTCTGACAAAGAGGGTGATGAGATGAAGCAAAACTCGGGCGAGATGAGCCGCGAGGACGCGGACCTATGTTCTCGTGCCCCTACAGCACGAAGTGATCCGCTGCAAAGCCTTTGGCATGGCAGCTTGTCCGGGACTGCGAGCAGACGGGTGTCGTTGCCGAATGCTACCGCATTATATCAAATTGCAACCTACGCGTGCAAGAAGTCTTGATCGACCGGTGATAGGCCGGCTTGAACGCGCGCCCGGGCCACGACGACCAATCGATAGAGTGCATAAGGATCAGCGGAACGTGATCGCATCCGTCCTTTCTAAAGCACCAAAATGGTGCTTTAGTGCTTATCATGAGCCAATCCCCCCGAAACGCGCCGGCCGCGCTGCGTTACAGGCTTGCCCCCGATCCGGCCGCCAAGGCCGCGCTGGAGGCGACGTTCAGGGCCTATGACCGCATGATGGAGATTCTCGATGAGGTGGCGCGGAGCCACAATGTCGGTTCCAACGTCGTGCTCCTGCACGCCCACGCCTATGACCAGATCCGCAAACAGACCGCGCTGCCGTCGCGCCTGGTGACGCTAGGTCTGCGTGACCGCACCGAATATCGCGCGGCGCAGGGCCGCCGTCTGCCGCTCGACGACAAGCTCGCCAAGATCAAGGGGCCGGCCACCATTTCGATTGCGACCGTGCAAGGGCGCTTCAGCGTGCCGTTCGACTATGCGGGCTACGTCGAAGGCTGGGGGCATAGCGTGCCGGCGCGCCTGATCCGCACCGATGACGGTTTCGAAGTTCACTACGGCGTCACGCCGAACAGTCTGCCAGAGGAGGAGAACGCCATGGATAGCATCGCTGCCGCTCCCGAGAATTTCCTGTCCCGGGTCGGGCGC
The nucleotide sequence above comes from Bradyrhizobium sp. NDS-1. Encoded proteins:
- a CDS encoding RidA family protein, which gives rise to MKFHMISGGPKPVAPFSHAVETDGFVFVTGQMPDTPQAPGALPDGIVAQTRAVMENLKLVLAGLDLGLEHVVMTRIYLTRFKDDYAAMNETYRMYFAPGRLPARTCVGVTGLAYDALIEIDLVCRRP
- a CDS encoding acetamidase/formamidase family protein, whose product is MSFRPFTSESYAQDDRPEAWRDVLAAVGLQPAGGHSFFDGHATACHRHVAGVALTRMAAGAQSVGPLPQANEDLPIALMPVEDGMVLKSAGGHRIVPVGHLVLLPRSGDWSIVFQRDMRAIVLSLTSEALRGRLSGKPRLGEPRVVPPGGFADVFARLLDATARTLDTLSDAEWSSLAQSLADLLLTLAHQLVASSSDAGSSATQTALLHRICQTIERRLDDPDLVPARVAQAEGISERYLQKLFETVGDNFTHYVRERRLQRAWADLSNPTEAHRSISEIAYAYGFGDSAHFSRVFRHRFGLPPREFRQQEAERATAQHGVAGQRGWPQEALAQPRAHQSVQARTSVACPGAEERTPAGRKHHHLPVEANRVHWGYFSRSLPPQIEIASGDIITIETLTQHASDDPALMIAGDAAAESVFGWTRDKKNVDRRGAGPMDASVFGRGAGEGFGVHICTGPVAVKDARPGDVLEVRILDIVPRASRNPSHAGRVFGSSVAAWWGYHYNEFLGGPKPREVVTIYEIFDDAELPHARALYSYRWEPQTDPFGVVHTTYDYPGVPVAPATIKRRHAVLDGVKIPLRPHFGVIAVAPREVDFVDAVPPSYFGGNLDNWRLGKGAAVYLPVSVPGALLSVGDPHAAQGDGELSGTAIECSMTGTFEVILHKKADLAGRPFADLSYPLIETETDWVLTGFSHPNYLAEFGAQGQSEVYAKSSLDLAMKDAFRKMRRFLMNVKGLSEDEAIALMSAAVDFGVTQVVDGNWGVHAIISKRLFQNEP